A DNA window from Hevea brasiliensis isolate MT/VB/25A 57/8 chromosome 2, ASM3005281v1, whole genome shotgun sequence contains the following coding sequences:
- the LOC110660993 gene encoding uncharacterized protein LOC110660993 yields the protein MAFLLSFFLLFVFTGFSPANAESNSTFTPINRDLYHSSIDLLEQIKALVHRHPDKLTVETIKTGNKGYRAEITVATYCRSRRASDERSKFRILLSFGQHGRELITSELALRILSILSEEQFLPNANPTSLNSTLDKLVIKVVPLENLNGRKLVEGGDLCERRNGRGVDLNRNWSVDWGKKEKDYDPYEENPGTAPFSEPETQIMRKLALSFDPHIWVNVHSGMEALFMPYDHRNTTPDGSPSARMKSLLSELNQVHCHKRCMIGSGGGSVGYLAHGTATDYMYDIVKVPVAFTFEIYGDPTASSKDCFKMFNPVDLTTFNRVLNDWSAAFFTIFKLGPLQLTDIGSKASTSSLDKWVSIDEYLDGYLMERRNRYGKKMEVLDIGMQEIRTYFRLFLLSSVLLLFMFCSRISKSKSSRP from the exons ATGGCTTTTCTCCTCTCTTTCTTCCTCTTGTTCGTTTTTACTGGTTTCTCACCCGCCAATGCTGAATCTAACTCCACGTTTACCCCCATCAATCGCGATCTCTACCATTCCAG TATCGATTTGTTGGAGCAGATAAAGGCATTGGTTCATCGTCACCCAGACAAACTCACT GTGGAGACGATTAAAACCGGAAACAAAGGTTACCGAGCAGAGATTACAGTAGCTACTTATTGCAGGAGTAGGAGAGCGAGTGATGAGAGGTCAAAGTTTCGGATCCTTCTT AGTTTTGGGCAGCATGGTAGGGAGCTCATTACATCAGAACTTGCATTGCGGATCTTGTCAATCTTAAGTGAAGAACAGTTTTTGCCCAATGCAAATCCAACTTCCTTAAACAGTACTCTAGACAAGCTTGTCATAAAG GTGGTGCCTCTGGAAAATTTGAATGGCCGCAAACTCGTTGAAGGAGGAGATCTTTGTGAGAGGAGAAATG GAAGAGGAGTTGATCTCAACCGCAATTGGAGTGTTGATTGGGGCAAAAAGGAGAAG GATTATGATCCATATGAAGAGAATCCTGGCACTGCTCCTTTCAGTGAGCCTGAAACTCAAATAATGCGGAAACTTGCCCTATCATTCGATCCTCACATATGGGTTAATGTGCACTCTGGAATGGAG GCTTTATTTATGCCATATGACCACAGGAACACAACCCCTGATGGGTCACCCTCAGCGCGGATGAAGTCGTTGCTTAGTGAACTGAATCAAGTTCATTGTCACAAGCGTTGCATGATTGGTTCAGGGGGAGGCTCTGTTGG GTATCTTGCACATGGGACAGCAACAGATTACATGTACGACATTGTAAAAGTGCCTGTGGCTTTCACCTTTGAG ATATATGGGGATCCAACAGCTTCATCAAAAGACTGCTTTAAAATGTTCAATCCTGTTGACCTCACTACCTTCAAT AGAGTTCTCAATGATTGGTCTGCTGCTTTTTTCACTATATTTAAATTGGGACCACTCCAACTAACTGATATTGGATCAAAGGCCTCCACATCCAGTTTGGACAAGTGGGTATCCATAGATGAATATCTTGATGGGTACTTAATGGAGAGGAGAAATAGATATGGCAAGAAGATGGAGGTGCTAGATATTGGGATGCAGGAGATAAGAACATATTTTAGGCTCTTCTTGCTATCCTCTGTTCTGTTGTTGTTCATGTTCTGTTCTAGAATTTCAAAGAGCAAGTCTAGTAGACCGTAG
- the LOC110660990 gene encoding pentatricopeptide repeat-containing protein At5g42310, chloroplastic — MLLFPPPPLTRFPSIQIPSPFLLLHHHHHLISQPSLSATASTTALTTPTNLADPSLSSTRPLNNDQNDIDDILSLQSRHYDFTPLLDFLSKQISSSGTSIDSELASPTSLDATEFQLAESYRAVPGPLWHSLLKSLCTSSSSSSIDLAYAVVSWLQKHNLCFSYELLYSILIHALGRSEKLYEAFLLSQKQTLSPLTYNALINACARNNDLEKALNLISRMRQDGYPSDFVNYSLIIQSLTRSNRIDSVILQKLYNEIECDKLELDVQLLNDIIIGFAKASDPSRAMEFLGMVQGSGLSPRTATLVAVISALGESGRTTEAEAIFEEMKDNGLKPRTRAYNALLKGYVKAGLLRDAEFVVSEMERSGVSPDERTYSLLIDAYANAGRWESARIVLKEMEASNVMPNSYVFSRILASYRDRGEWQKSFQVLREMKNCGVRPDRHFYNVMIDTFGKFDCLDHAMATFDRMLSEGIQPDTVTWNTLIDCHCKAGRHDRAEELFEEMMEKGYSPCTTTFNIMINSFGEKQRWEDVKNLMGNMRSQGLLPNVVTYTTLIDIYGQSGRFNDAIECLEDMKSAGLKPSSTMYNALINAYAQRGLSEQAVNAIRLMRADGLRPSILALNSLINAFGEDRRDAEAFAVLQYMKENDLKPDVVTYTTLMKALIRVDKFNKVPSVYEEMISAGCTPDRKARAMLRSALRYMKQTLKL, encoded by the exons ATGCTTCTTTTCCCACCACCTCCCCTGACTCGCTTTCCTTCAATTCAAATTCCTTCTCCATTCCTCCTcctgcaccaccaccaccatcttATCTCCCAGCCGTCACTCTCAGCCACCGCTTCCACAACGGCACTAACCACTCCCACTAATTTGGCTGACCCTTCTTTATCTTCTACGAGACCGCTCAATAACGACCAAAATGACATCGACGATATTCTCTCGCTCCAGAGCCGCCACTACGACTTCACTCCACTTCTTGACTTCTTGTCCAAACAAATATCATCTTCTGGAACCTCCATTGATTCCGAGTTAGCTTCACCGACTTCACTAGATGCCACAGAGTTTCAGCTTGCAGAGTCATACAGGGCTGTCCCTGGTCCACTCTGGCACTCTCTCCTCAAATCCCTCtgtacttcttcttcttcttcttccatcgaCTTAGCGTACGCCGTTGTTTCATGGCTCCAGAAACACAATCTCTGTTTCTCCTATGAGCTACTCTATTCGATTCTTATTCACGCACTTGGCCGCTCGGAGAAGTTGTACGAGGCGTTTTTGCTGTCTCAGAAACAGACCTTATCTCCTTTAACCTACAATGCCCTAATCAATGCCTGTGCCCGCAACAACGATCTTGAAAAGGcactcaatttgatttctagaatGCGTCAGGATGGTTACCCGTCGGATTTCGTCAACTACAGCTTGATAATTCAGTCTCTTACGCGATCAAACAGAATCGATTCTGTGATTCTGCAAAAGCTTTATAATGAAATCGAGTGCGATAAACTTGAGCTTGACGTTCAGCTCTTAAATGACATAATTATAGGCTTTGCAAAGGCAAGTGATCCTAGCCGCGCTATGGAATTCCTAGGCATGGTTCAAGGCAGTGGATTGAGCCCAAGAACGGCGACTCTTGTGGCCGTTATATCAGCCTTGGGAGAATCGGGAAGGACTACGGAAGCTGAGGCTATTTTTGAAGAAATGAAAGACAACGGATTGAAACCCAGGACTAGAGCCTATAATGCACTTCTTAAGGGGTATGTGAAAGCTGGTTTGCTGAGAGATGCGGAATTTGTTGTTTCGGAGATGGAAAGGAGTGGGGTTTCACCAGATGAACGCACGTATAGTCTGCTAATTGATGCTTATGCTAATGCAGGCAGATGGGAAAGCGCAAGAATTGTGTTGAAGGAAATGGAAGCGAGCAACGTGATGCCTAATTCCTATGTTTTCAGCAGAATTTTAGCTTCTTATCGGGATAGAGGGGAATGGCAGAAATCCTTTCAGGTTTTAAGGGAAATGAAAAACTGTGGGGTGCGCCCTGATAGGCATTTTTACAATGTCATGATTGATACTTTTGGCAAGTTTGATTGCCTTGATCATGCAATGGCTACCTTTGATAGGATGCTGTCTGAGGGGATACAGCCTGACACAGTTACATGGAATACACTTATAGACTGTCATTGTAAGGCAGGGCGGCATGATAGAGCTGAGGAGTTGTTTGAGGAAATGATGGAAAAAGGTTACTCACCATGTACTACAACATTTAACATTATGATTAATTCATTTGGGGAGAAGCAGAGATGGGAAGATGTGAAAAATTTGATGGGGAATATGCGGAGTCAGGGTTTATTGCCTAATGTTGTAACGTATACCACACTCATTGATATTTATGGGCAATCAGGGAGATTTAACGATGCGATTGAATGCTTGGAGGATATGAAGTCTGCAGGGTTGAAACCATCCTCTACCATGTATAATGCATTGATAAATGCCTATGCACAAAGG GGTTTATCTGAGCAAGCAGTAAATGCGATTAGGTTAATGAGAGCAGATGGCCTGAGGCCTAGTATTTTAGCTCTGAATTCCTTGATCAATGCATTTGGCGAGGATAGGAGAGATGCTGAAGCATTTGCAGTGCTGCAATACATGAAGGAAAAT GATTTGAAGCCAGATGTGGTAACGTATACTACTCTTATGAAAGCTTTGATTCGTGTAGATAAATTTAATAAG GTGCCATCTGTGTATGAAGAAATGATTTCGGCTGGGTGCACTCCAGATAGGAAAGCTAGAGCAATGCTGCGCTCTGCACTAAGATACATGAAGCAAACACTAAAATTATAG
- the LOC131169007 gene encoding uncharacterized protein LOC131169007 isoform X2 has product MGGSRVQVNKPHKSRFSSKSSRHLHKTSLKDKSRIAKSGHNVAKGARAVRIQRNKMLREQKRATLLKEKRASTGSSSPPRVIVLFGLSASVNLDSVAEDLLKLLSPEGGGAVSSTVASSEYKLRATVLKAPQGDLLSCMEMTKVADLIAFVVSASEESASDYIDSFGSQCLSVFRSLGLPSTVVFIRDLPTKLKRRNESKKMCTSRLLVNFLRIVSSTQQIQKMSCTSSCGYLRSKG; this is encoded by the exons ATGGGAGGATCCCGAGTTCAAGTTAACAAACCTCACAAGTCCCGTTTCTCCTCCAAATCATCTCGTCACCTTCATAAAACATCTCTGAAAG ATAAGAGCAGGATCGCAAAATCGGGGCACAATGTCGCCAAGGGAGCTCGAGCTGTTCGAATTCAGCGTAACAAGATG TTGCGGGAGCAGAAACGTGCTACCCTCTTGAAAGAGAAAAGGGCTTCTACCGGTTCATCAAGCCCTCCCCGTGTAATT GTTCTCTTTGGCCTCTCTGCCTCCGTAAATCTAGATTCAGTTGCTGAAGATCTTCTGAAATTATTATCTCCTGAAGGTGGTGGAGCTGTGTCTTCAACAGTTGCATCATCCGAGTACAAACTGAGAGCAACT GTGTTGAAAGCACCACAAGGGGATTTGTTATCTTGTATGGAAATGACCAAG GTTGCTGATCTGATTGCTTTTGTGGTATCAGCCAGTGAAGAAAGTGCTTCTGACTATATTGATTCATTTGGAAGTCAATGCTTGTCAGTGTTTAGGTCTCTTGGTTTGCCAAGCACTGTTGTCTTCATTCGT GATCTACCTACTAAGCTGAAAAGAAGAAATGAGTCAAAGAAGATGTGTACTTCCAGGCTTTTAGTGAATTTCCTGAGGATTGTAAGTTCTACCCAGCAGATACAAAAGATGAGTTGCACAAG TTCTTGTGGCTATTTAAGGAGCAAAGGCTAA
- the LOC131169007 gene encoding uncharacterized protein LOC131169007 isoform X1, with amino-acid sequence MGGSRVQVNKPHKSRFSSKSSRHLHKTSLKDKSRIAKSGHNVAKGARAVRIQRNKMLREQKRATLLKEKRASTGSSSPPRVIVLFGLSASVNLDSVAEDLLKLLSPEGGGAVSSTVASSEYKLRATVLKAPQGDLLSCMEMTKVADLIAFVVSASEESASDYIDSFGSQCLSVFRSLGLPSTVVFIRDLPTKLKRRNESKKMCTSRLLVNFLRIVSSTQQIQKMSCTREGETRSKTIESLLQKEF; translated from the exons ATGGGAGGATCCCGAGTTCAAGTTAACAAACCTCACAAGTCCCGTTTCTCCTCCAAATCATCTCGTCACCTTCATAAAACATCTCTGAAAG ATAAGAGCAGGATCGCAAAATCGGGGCACAATGTCGCCAAGGGAGCTCGAGCTGTTCGAATTCAGCGTAACAAGATG TTGCGGGAGCAGAAACGTGCTACCCTCTTGAAAGAGAAAAGGGCTTCTACCGGTTCATCAAGCCCTCCCCGTGTAATT GTTCTCTTTGGCCTCTCTGCCTCCGTAAATCTAGATTCAGTTGCTGAAGATCTTCTGAAATTATTATCTCCTGAAGGTGGTGGAGCTGTGTCTTCAACAGTTGCATCATCCGAGTACAAACTGAGAGCAACT GTGTTGAAAGCACCACAAGGGGATTTGTTATCTTGTATGGAAATGACCAAG GTTGCTGATCTGATTGCTTTTGTGGTATCAGCCAGTGAAGAAAGTGCTTCTGACTATATTGATTCATTTGGAAGTCAATGCTTGTCAGTGTTTAGGTCTCTTGGTTTGCCAAGCACTGTTGTCTTCATTCGT GATCTACCTACTAAGCTGAAAAGAAGAAATGAGTCAAAGAAGATGTGTACTTCCAGGCTTTTAGTGAATTTCCTGAGGATTGTAAGTTCTACCCAGCAGATACAAAAGATGAGTTGCACAAG AGAAGGTGAGACGAGGTCCAAAACCATTGAGAGTCTACTACAGAAAGAATTTTAA